A DNA window from Rhodococcus sp. Z13 contains the following coding sequences:
- a CDS encoding ectoine synthase — MIVRTTDEITGTERDVTSEDGQWRSKRIVLAGDKVGFSFHETTIEPGTVNEFHYANHVEAVWLVEGTGKLQDLDNDVKYDLAPGTMYLLDGHERHRVLPDTRMRMLCVFNPPVTGREVHDENGVYPLVEEPA, encoded by the coding sequence ATGATCGTTCGCACCACCGACGAGATCACCGGCACCGAACGCGACGTCACCTCCGAGGACGGCCAGTGGCGCAGCAAGCGCATCGTCCTCGCCGGCGACAAGGTGGGCTTCTCGTTCCACGAGACGACCATCGAGCCGGGCACCGTCAACGAGTTCCACTACGCCAACCACGTCGAAGCCGTGTGGCTCGTCGAGGGCACCGGCAAGCTGCAGGACCTCGACAACGACGTGAAGTACGACCTCGCTCCCGGCACGATGTACCTGCTCGACGGCCATGAGCGGCACCGCGTGCTCCCGGACACCCGGATGCGCATGCTGTGCGTGTTCAATCCCCCGGTGACCGGACGCGAGGTCCACGACGAGAACGGTGTGTACCCGCTCGTCGAGGAACCCGCCTGA
- the ectB gene encoding diaminobutyrate--2-oxoglutarate transaminase — MTILEHKPETKSELDTAVFERLESEVRSYSRGWPTVFDKASGSWLRSEDGKDYLDFFAGAGALNYGHNNPVLKSALVDYIMGDGITHGLDMQTVAKRRLLETFESHVLQPRGLDYKVQFPGPTGTNAVEAALKLARKVTGRESVINFTNAFHGMTLGALSVTGNSMKRAGAGVPLVHATPMPFDNYFNGVTEDFQWFSRVLDDAGSGLNRPAAVIVETVQGEGGVNVARPEWLRALADLCKERDILLIVDDVQMGCGRTGPFFSFEVAGITPDIVTLSKSIGGYGMPLALTLFKRDLDVWGPGEHNGTFRGNNPAFVTAAAALEHYWADDKLERETLRKGERIRQTFMNLSDMFDGVSTRGRGLVQGLVFDNPEDADKVCALAFQEGLLAETSGPSDEVVKLLPPLTITDDELEFGLNILAEATAKVRA; from the coding sequence ATGACCATCCTGGAACACAAGCCCGAAACGAAGTCCGAACTCGATACCGCTGTTTTCGAGCGTCTCGAATCCGAGGTCCGGAGTTACAGCCGCGGCTGGCCCACCGTTTTCGACAAGGCCTCCGGGTCCTGGCTCCGCAGCGAGGACGGCAAGGACTATCTCGACTTCTTCGCCGGGGCCGGTGCGCTGAACTACGGGCACAACAACCCCGTCCTCAAGTCGGCCCTCGTCGACTACATCATGGGTGACGGCATCACCCACGGCCTCGACATGCAGACCGTGGCCAAGCGCCGGCTGCTCGAGACCTTCGAGTCGCACGTGCTGCAGCCCCGCGGCCTCGACTACAAGGTGCAGTTCCCCGGCCCGACCGGCACGAACGCCGTCGAGGCGGCCCTGAAGCTGGCCCGCAAGGTCACCGGCCGCGAGTCGGTCATCAACTTCACCAACGCCTTCCACGGCATGACGCTCGGCGCCCTGTCGGTCACCGGCAACTCGATGAAGCGCGCCGGTGCCGGCGTGCCGCTGGTGCACGCCACGCCGATGCCGTTCGACAACTACTTCAACGGTGTCACCGAGGACTTCCAGTGGTTCTCCCGTGTGCTCGACGACGCGGGCAGCGGCCTCAACCGTCCCGCCGCCGTCATCGTCGAGACGGTGCAGGGCGAGGGCGGCGTGAACGTCGCCCGCCCGGAGTGGCTGCGCGCCCTCGCGGACCTGTGCAAGGAGCGCGACATCCTGCTCATCGTCGACGACGTGCAGATGGGCTGCGGCCGCACCGGCCCGTTCTTCTCCTTCGAGGTCGCGGGCATCACCCCCGACATCGTCACCCTGTCGAAGTCCATCGGCGGCTACGGCATGCCGCTCGCGCTGACGCTGTTCAAGCGCGATCTCGACGTGTGGGGCCCGGGTGAGCACAACGGCACCTTCCGCGGCAACAACCCGGCGTTCGTCACGGCCGCCGCGGCCCTCGAGCACTACTGGGCCGACGACAAGCTCGAGCGCGAGACCCTGCGCAAGGGCGAGCGCATCCGCCAGACGTTCATGAACCTGTCGGACATGTTCGACGGCGTGTCCACCCGTGGTCGCGGGCTGGTGCAGGGCCTGGTCTTCGACAACCCCGAAGACGCCGACAAGGTGTGCGCGCTCGCCTTCCAGGAGGGCCTGCTCGCCGAGACCTCCGGCCCGTCCGACGAGGTCGTCAAGCTGCTGCCGCCGCTGACCATCACCGACGACGAGCTCGAGTTCGGTCTGAACATCCTCGCGGAGGCCACCGCCAAGGTGCGCGCCTGA
- the ectA gene encoding diaminobutyrate acetyltransferase yields MRHLEERSTPPSGTAVSNSADAVGTATAEPNFRPLRIADGKRLWQIARDSQVLDVNSGYAYVLWCRDFGDTSVVATDGTDRPVGFVTGYRRPEDPRTLFVWQVAVDADQRGRGIAGRMLDHLLDRLEPLGVTRLETTVSPDNDASIAMFTALARRRGTHITRTELFAPDDFPDSHLAEDLYTIGE; encoded by the coding sequence ATGAGGCATCTCGAGGAAAGAAGTACCCCGCCCTCCGGAACCGCAGTATCGAATTCCGCGGACGCGGTCGGAACCGCGACTGCCGAACCGAATTTCCGGCCTCTGCGTATCGCCGACGGAAAACGCCTCTGGCAGATCGCACGCGATTCGCAGGTGCTCGACGTCAATTCCGGCTACGCATATGTTCTGTGGTGTCGCGATTTCGGCGACACGTCGGTGGTGGCGACCGACGGAACCGACCGTCCCGTCGGCTTCGTCACCGGCTACCGCCGGCCCGAGGACCCACGGACCCTGTTCGTCTGGCAGGTCGCCGTCGACGCAGATCAGCGCGGTCGGGGCATCGCGGGCCGCATGCTCGACCATCTGCTCGACCGTCTCGAACCCCTCGGCGTCACCCGCCTCGAGACGACCGTGAGCCCCGACAACGACGCGTCGATCGCGATGTTCACCGCACTCGCCCGCCGTCGCGGAACGCACATCACCCGGACCGAACTGTTCGCGCCCGACGATTTTCCCGATTCCCATCTGGCAGAAGATCTGTACACGATCGGCGAATGA
- a CDS encoding RecQ family ATP-dependent DNA helicase — translation MSISSDRLRDDAEHLLRELAGPHARLRDDQWTAIEALVVQRRRALVVQRTGWGKSAVYFVSAKLLRAQGHGPTVIVSPLLALMRNQVDAAERAGVHAATINSGNVTEWEGIHERIAAGAVDVLLVSPERLNNPDFRDRVLPSLARDAGLVVVDEAHCVSDWGHDFRPDYRRIRTLVAELGKGVPVLATTATANDRVVADIAAQLGVGAGAGTDGAGTLVLRGGLDRPSLHLSVVRIDEPARRAAWLARHLRDLPGSGIVYALTVSAAHDLAALLSDHGYPVAAYTGQTDPAEREQLEADLLANRVKALVATSALGMGFDKPDLGFVVHLGAPSSPISYYQQVGRAGRSTEWAEVVLLPGPEDRQIWQWFASVAFPEESLVRRVIAALDTEQPISTPALEPRVDLNRSRLEMVLKVLDVDGAVRRVKGGWIATGQPWVYDAERYARLEEARAAEQEAMLDYERTSECRMVFLRRQLDDPELAAETGGCGRCDNCTGSRWPASVDDDEVARTRARLERPGIDLPPRRQWPTGMKTLGVPLSGRITDGPQPGRALGRLSDLGWGPRLRALLDGPDAEVPASVVDAAIAVLAAWDWAERPTAVVAMDSATHPVLVSSLASRLAQIGRLQDLGVLRRRPGNREPTAANSAYRVAALVDAWEEPDLRGLRGPILLVDAVTDTGWTLTMAARTLVAAGAEAVLPFALAIPK, via the coding sequence ATGAGCATCTCCAGCGACCGGCTGCGCGACGACGCCGAGCACCTCCTCCGCGAACTCGCCGGACCCCACGCACGCCTGCGCGACGACCAGTGGACCGCGATCGAAGCCCTCGTCGTCCAGCGGCGCCGGGCCCTCGTCGTCCAACGTACGGGCTGGGGCAAGTCCGCGGTCTACTTCGTCTCGGCCAAGCTGCTGCGCGCGCAGGGACACGGCCCGACGGTGATCGTCTCGCCCCTGCTCGCACTGATGCGCAACCAGGTCGACGCGGCCGAACGCGCCGGTGTGCACGCCGCGACCATCAACTCCGGCAACGTCACCGAATGGGAGGGGATCCACGAGCGGATCGCCGCCGGCGCCGTCGACGTGCTGCTCGTCAGCCCCGAACGGCTCAACAACCCCGACTTCCGCGACCGCGTCCTGCCCTCCCTCGCGCGCGACGCGGGGCTGGTGGTGGTCGACGAGGCGCACTGCGTGTCCGACTGGGGCCACGACTTCCGGCCGGACTACCGACGCATCCGCACACTGGTCGCCGAGCTCGGCAAGGGCGTCCCGGTCCTCGCGACGACCGCCACCGCCAACGACCGGGTGGTCGCCGACATCGCCGCTCAGCTCGGTGTCGGGGCGGGCGCCGGCACCGACGGGGCGGGCACGCTGGTGCTGCGCGGCGGGCTCGACCGGCCGTCGCTGCACCTGTCGGTGGTGCGGATCGACGAGCCCGCGCGCCGCGCGGCGTGGCTCGCCCGGCACCTGCGCGATCTGCCGGGCTCCGGCATCGTCTACGCCCTGACGGTCTCGGCCGCGCACGATCTCGCGGCGCTGCTGTCCGATCACGGCTATCCGGTGGCGGCCTACACGGGGCAGACGGATCCGGCCGAGCGCGAGCAGCTCGAGGCGGATCTGCTGGCGAACCGGGTCAAGGCCCTGGTCGCCACCTCGGCGCTGGGCATGGGATTCGACAAGCCCGATCTCGGTTTCGTCGTGCACCTCGGTGCCCCCTCCTCCCCCATCTCCTATTACCAGCAGGTGGGCCGGGCCGGCCGGTCCACGGAGTGGGCAGAGGTCGTGTTGCTGCCCGGGCCGGAGGACAGGCAGATCTGGCAGTGGTTCGCCTCGGTGGCCTTCCCGGAGGAGTCGCTGGTGCGGCGGGTCATCGCCGCGCTCGACACCGAGCAGCCGATCTCGACCCCGGCGCTCGAACCCCGCGTCGACCTCAACCGCTCGCGGCTGGAGATGGTGCTCAAGGTGCTCGACGTCGACGGGGCGGTGCGCCGTGTGAAGGGCGGCTGGATCGCGACGGGGCAACCGTGGGTGTACGACGCGGAGCGCTACGCCCGGCTCGAGGAGGCGCGGGCCGCCGAGCAGGAGGCGATGCTCGACTACGAGCGCACGAGCGAGTGCCGGATGGTGTTCCTGCGCCGTCAGCTCGACGACCCGGAGCTGGCGGCGGAGACCGGCGGGTGCGGCCGCTGCGACAACTGCACCGGCTCGCGCTGGCCGGCGAGCGTCGACGACGACGAGGTGGCCCGCACCCGTGCGCGGCTGGAACGGCCCGGTATCGATCTGCCGCCGCGCCGCCAGTGGCCGACCGGCATGAAGACGCTCGGGGTGCCGCTGTCGGGACGGATCACCGACGGGCCGCAGCCGGGCCGCGCGCTGGGGCGCCTGTCCGATCTGGGCTGGGGACCGCGCCTGCGTGCCCTGCTGGACGGTCCGGACGCGGAGGTGCCGGCCTCGGTGGTCGATGCGGCGATCGCGGTCCTGGCCGCGTGGGACTGGGCCGAGCGCCCGACCGCGGTCGTGGCGATGGACTCGGCCACCCACCCGGTGCTCGTTTCGTCCCTCGCGTCCCGATTGGCACAAATCGGACGATTGCAGGATCTAGGTGTATTGCGGCGGAGGCCGGGTAATCGGGAGCCGACGGCCGCGAACTCGGCATATCGGGTAGCCGCGCTCGTCGATGCGTGGGAGGAGCCCGATCTCCGTGGGCTGCGTGGTCCGATCCTGCTCGTCGACGCGGTGACCGACACCGGCTGGACGCTCACGATGGCGGCGAGAACCCTCGTCGCCGCGGGAGCCGAGGCGGTGTTGCCGTTCGCGCTGGCGATCCCGAAGTAA
- a CDS encoding acetyl-CoA hydrolase/transferase family protein, producing the protein MHAALSSPAALPTEPVLPATTAARVRHEAYRRKIVSAQEAVQWIRPGDTVAISGFASAGTPKAVTPALAEHIRRTRATGGDFRVNLLTGASVSVETERMLAEVDGIALRMPYQSEATARGAINAGRMDYVDIHLSHVAQQVWEGYYGKVDVAVVEISGITERGELIPATSIGNNKTWLDVAEKVILEVNSWVPAAMDGVHDVYYGTALPPHRKPIQLTDVEDRIGQPYFHIDPAKVVAVVETNRSDSASALTAPDATSKAIAGHVLDFFAHEVAAGRLPANTLLPLQSGVGNVANAVLAGLDSGPYRGLTCYSEVLQDGMLDLIKDGTVRFASATSLALSEAGLKEFVDNVDFYRDHIVLRPQEISNHPEIVRRLGIIAMNGMLEADIYGNVNSTHVMGTRIMNGIGGSGDFARNGYLSMFLSPSTAKNGAISSIVPMVPHVDHTEHDVQVLVTEQGLADLRGLSPRRRSRLVVNNCAHPDYRDELLDYIERAEAAPGAGQTPHLLGEAFSFHDRLQRTGTMRAS; encoded by the coding sequence ATGCACGCAGCCCTTTCTTCCCCCGCGGCCCTGCCGACGGAGCCGGTCCTCCCGGCCACGACCGCGGCTCGGGTACGTCACGAGGCCTACCGCCGCAAGATCGTCTCGGCGCAGGAAGCCGTGCAGTGGATCCGACCCGGGGACACCGTCGCCATCAGTGGCTTCGCCAGCGCGGGCACCCCGAAGGCCGTGACCCCTGCGCTCGCCGAGCACATCCGGCGCACCCGCGCCACCGGTGGCGACTTCCGCGTCAACCTCCTCACCGGCGCATCGGTCTCCGTCGAGACCGAACGCATGCTCGCCGAGGTGGACGGCATCGCGCTGCGCATGCCCTACCAGTCCGAGGCGACCGCCCGCGGGGCGATCAACGCCGGCCGGATGGACTACGTCGACATCCACCTCTCCCACGTCGCGCAGCAGGTCTGGGAGGGCTACTACGGCAAGGTCGACGTCGCCGTCGTGGAGATCTCGGGCATCACCGAGCGGGGCGAGCTGATCCCCGCCACCTCGATCGGCAACAACAAGACCTGGCTCGACGTCGCCGAGAAGGTCATCCTCGAGGTCAACTCGTGGGTCCCCGCCGCGATGGACGGCGTGCACGACGTCTACTACGGCACCGCGCTGCCCCCGCACCGCAAGCCGATCCAGCTCACCGACGTCGAGGACCGCATCGGGCAGCCCTACTTCCACATCGATCCGGCCAAGGTCGTCGCGGTCGTGGAGACCAACCGCTCCGACAGCGCCTCCGCGCTCACCGCGCCGGACGCCACCAGCAAGGCCATCGCCGGGCACGTGCTCGACTTCTTCGCCCACGAGGTCGCCGCCGGCCGGCTGCCCGCCAACACCCTGCTGCCGCTGCAGTCGGGCGTCGGCAACGTCGCCAACGCGGTCCTCGCCGGTCTCGACAGCGGCCCCTACCGCGGCCTGACCTGCTACTCCGAGGTCCTCCAGGACGGCATGCTCGACCTGATCAAGGACGGCACCGTGCGGTTCGCGTCGGCCACATCCCTCGCACTGTCCGAGGCGGGCCTGAAGGAGTTCGTCGACAACGTCGACTTCTACCGCGACCACATCGTGCTGCGGCCGCAGGAGATCAGCAACCACCCCGAGATCGTGCGCCGCCTCGGCATCATCGCGATGAACGGCATGCTCGAGGCCGACATCTACGGCAACGTCAACTCCACACACGTCATGGGCACCCGCATCATGAACGGCATCGGCGGCTCCGGCGACTTCGCCCGCAACGGCTACCTGTCGATGTTCCTCAGCCCGTCGACCGCCAAGAACGGCGCGATCTCCTCGATCGTCCCGATGGTGCCGCACGTCGACCACACCGAGCACGACGTGCAGGTCCTCGTCACCGAGCAGGGTCTCGCCGACCTGCGCGGCCTGTCGCCGCGCCGCCGCTCCCGGCTCGTGGTGAACAACTGCGCCCATCCGGACTACCGCGACGAACTGCTCGACTACATCGAGCGGGCCGAGGCCGCCCCGGGGGCGGGCCAGACCCCGCACCTGCTCGGCGAGGCGTTCTCGTTCCACGACCGTCTGCAGCGCACCGGCACCATGCGGGCCTCCTGA